One genomic region from Quercus robur chromosome 4, dhQueRobu3.1, whole genome shotgun sequence encodes:
- the LOC126721885 gene encoding uncharacterized protein LOC126721885 has protein sequence MSKDIAKDMRWHKDERLEDGDYLRHLADSIVWKEFDKKHAWFAADSRNVRLGLASDEFNPFGNMSTSYSMWLVVLMPYNLPPWRCMKDPYMIFSLLIPGHKAPGNKIDVYLQPLVDDLKELWNEGIKTYDASTQHSFKLHAALLWTINDFLAYANLSGWSTKGKLACPICNENTESSYLKSSHKLCYMGHRRFLPQEHNWRKKKKEFFDGTEEHRIAPNELSGDQLLQQLMNVPKVQFGDDEATRKRKRTKIELNWTKKSTLMYDSGKGKNKDTSKAQKDLEDMGIRKDLHLQKLFPDGYASNISRCVNTNERTISGMKSHDFHDLCSRTLKLDVLNQMKEDIVVILCKMEMIFPPAFFDIMVHLALHLPREVELVGPVQFRWMYPIERFLGKLKRFVRNRARPEGSIAEGYLSVECLTFCSMYIREIETVWSCIIDIDHKHEVEFENWFKDRICGSNATNVSKELYSLACGSDALVAVYQGCIVNNVRFHTKDREHTRRTQNSGVFVSGEDGGTKTNYYGELRNVLELTYMGNNRVYLFECDWWDTRDGTGMQRDEHCTSVNTSRT, from the exons ATGTCGAAAGATATAGCTAAAGACATGAGGTGGCACAAAGATGAGCGACTTGAAGATGGAGATTACCTTAGACATCTTGCTGATTCAATAGTGTGGAAAGAGTTTGATAAAAAACATGCTTGGTTTGCTGCAGATTCTCGCAATGTGCGACTTGGTTTAGCAAGCGATGAGTTTAATCCATTTGGTAACATGAGTACATCATATAGCATGTGGCTAGTAGTACTTATGCCGTATAATTTACCTCCATGGAGGTGTATGAAGGATCCATATATGATTTTTTCCTTACTTATTCCTGGACATAAGGCACCTGGAAACAAAATTGATGTGTACTTGCAACCGTTGGTGGATgatttaaaagaattatggaATGAAGGCATCAAGACGTATGACGCATCAACGCAACATTCATTTAAGTTGCATGCAGCGTTATTATGGACTATAAATGATTTTCTTGCATATGCGAACTTATCTGGGTGGTCTACCAAGGGAAAGTTAGCATGTCCCATATGTAACGAGAATACAGAGTCGAGTTATTTGAAGTCTAGCCACAAATTGTGTTACATGGGTCATCGTCGATTCTTACCTCAGGAACATAATTggcgcaaaaaaaaaaaagaattttttgatGGAACTGAAGAGCATAGGATTGCTCCTAATGAATTATCAGGAGATCAACTGTTACAACAACTAATGAATGTTCCAAAAGTGCAATTTGGAGATGATGAAgctacaagaaaaagaaaacgcaCGAAGATCGAGTTGAATTGGACaaagaaaa GTACACTGATGTATGATAgtggaaaagggaaaaataaagacactTCTAAAGCACAAAAGGATTTAGAAGATATGGGCATACGTAAAGATTTGCACTTACAAAAACTG TTTCCTGATGGGTATGCATCTAACATCAGTAGATGTGTGAACACCAATGAGCGTACGATTTCAGGAATGAAAAGTCATGATTTTCAT gacTTGTGTTCACGAACATTGAAGTTAGATGTCTTAAATCAAATGAAGGAAGACATTGTTGTGATTTTATGCAAAATGGAAATGATATTTCCACCTGCTTTTTTCGATATAATGGTACATCTAGCTCTTCATTTACCTCGAGAGGTAGAGCTTGTAGGCCCTGTTCAATTTCGTTGGATGTATCCAATTGAAAGGTTTCTTGGTAAATTAAAGCGGTTTGTGCGAAACAGAGCACGTCCAGAAGGGTCAATTGCTGAGGGATATTTATCTGTTGAATGTTTGACATTTTGCTCCATGTATATTCGTGAGATTGAGACAGTATGGAGTT GCATCATTGACATTGATCATAAGCATGAAGTTGAATTCGAAAATTGGTTCAAAGATCGTATATGTGGGAGTAATGCGACAAATGTGTCAAAAGAATTATATAGTCTTGCATGCGGATCTGATGCTTTAGTTGCAGTTTACCAAGGTTGCATTGTGAATAATGTTAGGTTCCACACAAAAGACCGTGAACATACTCGTCGTACTCAAAATAGCGGTGTCTTTGTTTCGGGTGAAGATGGTGGAACAAAAACTAACTATTATGGTGAGTTGAGGAATGTTTTGGAGCTAACCTATATGGGCAATAATCGTGTATACTTATTTGAGTGTGATTGGTGGGACACTAGGGATGGAACAGGAATGCAAAGGGATGAGCATTGTACAAGTGTGAATACATCTCGTACATAG